A portion of the Kiritimatiellia bacterium genome contains these proteins:
- the fusA gene encoding elongation factor G → MRTIELSKVRNIGIMAHIDAGKTTCSERILYYAGKTHKVGEVHEGTAVLDWMPQEQERGITITAAATTFEWRGHRITLIDTPGHVDFTMEVERSLRVLDGAIALFCAVGGVQPQSERVWRQSEKYNVPKIAFINKMDRAGADYFRVLDEIQEELGANAVPVVIPIGAEERFAGIIDLVTMKAIYYPEETLGRDYYETEIPPQHLDEARRWRANLVEKCAEQDDTMLARFLERGDLNEQEIQTILRRATIARRVVPVYCGSAFRNKGIQRLLDGVIRCLPAPNEIPPIICAREPEVNTRNPSDDDPFSALAFKVVADRHMGKLTYLRVYSGSIRAGETVLNSSRDRLQRIVRLFRMHANRQESIESAHCGDIVAAVGLADTRTGDTLCHVDHPIHLEAIEFPSPVMSISIAPESRADADRLGEALHRLADEDPTFVVGYNAETHETVVSGMGELHLEIIVDRLKREFNVAAKVGPPEVAYRETITEPAEGSYKHVKQTGGRGQYAHVVMRIEPTAPGEGFEFVNRVTGGRIPAAYIPAVEKGVLAAMASGPAAGYPVVDVRVTLLDGSYHEVDSSDQAFQEAGRAGFVELYGRASPELLEPVMSVEIETPEEYMGAVTGSICSRRGRIEGMEARGDTRIIRGLVPLAEMFGYAGALRTLTQGRATFTMHFEHYEAVPAALAEDIIREARERRRR, encoded by the coding sequence GAACGCGGCATCACGATCACCGCGGCCGCCACCACGTTCGAATGGCGCGGGCACCGCATCACATTGATCGACACGCCCGGCCATGTGGACTTCACGATGGAGGTCGAACGCTCGCTGCGAGTGCTCGATGGCGCAATCGCGCTGTTCTGCGCGGTCGGCGGCGTGCAACCGCAGTCCGAACGGGTGTGGCGCCAGAGCGAAAAGTACAATGTGCCGAAGATCGCCTTCATCAACAAGATGGACCGGGCCGGTGCCGACTACTTCCGCGTGCTCGACGAAATCCAGGAAGAACTGGGCGCGAACGCGGTGCCAGTGGTGATCCCGATCGGCGCAGAAGAACGGTTCGCCGGCATCATTGATCTGGTCACCATGAAGGCGATCTACTACCCGGAAGAAACTCTCGGGCGCGACTATTACGAAACCGAGATTCCGCCGCAGCACTTGGACGAGGCGCGCCGCTGGCGGGCAAATCTCGTCGAAAAGTGCGCGGAGCAGGACGACACCATGCTCGCCCGTTTCCTCGAGCGCGGCGACCTCAACGAGCAAGAGATTCAGACGATTCTCCGAAGGGCGACGATCGCGCGCCGCGTCGTGCCTGTCTACTGCGGCTCCGCATTCCGCAACAAGGGCATCCAGCGGCTGCTCGACGGAGTGATCCGCTGCCTGCCCGCACCCAACGAAATTCCGCCCATCATCTGCGCCCGGGAGCCGGAGGTGAACACGCGCAACCCCAGCGACGACGACCCCTTCTCCGCCCTCGCGTTCAAGGTGGTCGCGGATCGGCACATGGGCAAGCTCACCTATCTGCGCGTGTACTCCGGCAGCATCCGCGCCGGCGAAACGGTGCTGAACAGCTCGCGGGACCGCCTACAACGAATCGTCCGGCTTTTCCGCATGCACGCGAACCGGCAAGAATCCATCGAGTCCGCGCACTGCGGCGACATCGTCGCGGCGGTCGGCCTCGCCGACACGCGCACCGGCGACACGCTCTGCCACGTGGACCACCCCATTCACCTGGAAGCGATCGAGTTTCCGTCGCCGGTGATGTCGATCAGCATCGCACCCGAAAGCCGCGCGGATGCGGACCGCCTCGGCGAGGCGCTGCACCGCCTCGCGGACGAAGACCCGACCTTCGTCGTCGGCTACAACGCGGAGACTCACGAGACGGTCGTCTCGGGCATGGGCGAGCTGCACCTCGAGATCATCGTGGATCGACTGAAACGCGAGTTCAACGTCGCCGCCAAGGTTGGCCCGCCGGAGGTCGCCTACCGTGAGACGATCACCGAGCCCGCGGAGGGTTCCTACAAGCACGTGAAACAGACGGGCGGGCGCGGTCAGTACGCGCACGTGGTGATGCGGATCGAGCCGACCGCACCGGGGGAGGGATTCGAGTTCGTCAACCGCGTGACGGGCGGGCGGATCCCCGCCGCGTATATCCCCGCCGTGGAAAAGGGAGTGCTCGCGGCGATGGCGAGCGGACCGGCCGCGGGATATCCGGTGGTCGATGTGCGCGTGACGTTGCTCGACGGCAGCTACCACGAGGTGGACTCTAGCGATCAGGCGTTTCAGGAGGCGGGCCGGGCGGGGTTTGTCGAGCTCTACGGCCGCGCAAGCCCGGAGCTGCTGGAGCCGGTGATGTCGGTCGAAATCGAAACGCCGGAAGAGTACATGGGCGCCGTGACCGGCTCCATCTGTTCACGACGCGGCCGCATCGAGGGCATGGAAGCCCGCGGCGACACCCGCATCATCCGAGGGCTCGTTCCGCTGGCGGAAATGTTCGGCTACGCGGGCGCGCTCCGCACGCTCACGCAGGGACGCGCGACCTTCACGATGCATTTCGAGCACTACGAGGCGGTGCCGGCCGCATTGGCCGAGGACATCATTCGCGAAGCCCGCGAACGGCGCCGCCGCTGA
- a CDS encoding DUF1957 domain-containing protein, with protein MPPAHLMLVLHAHLPDLRDGGGLEQRWFFEAVAQSYLPLLEVFERLDRENVPFRVALSVSPTLAAMLQDSVMIGRCAAHLQSLAELAAEETRRHRWDVRFERLARRWQTFYEHRRRDLEQRDGRLLPALARLADRGRIELFTTAATHGYLPLLAAVPSAASRQIRLGLTAHRRWAGRPADGFWLPEMGWTPSLEDELRAGGANWTLVDAHAVVWADRRPYAGTFAPLVTPGGLIVFPRDAELTRAVWSAHDGYPGAPWYLEYHRDIGWERPAEELGPLAPPPGTRWPVGIKYHRVTARTADKQPYEPDRAIALAREHAADFLRRTLDRAGRAAVAMDRSPLLVAAFDAELFGHWWHEGPLWLEQVLRLASATPALSLVTPSDYLARYPWLQCATPAESSWGDGGGHASWWNETTAPMWTWLHQAALRLDCAERHSSSHTQNGRLTEARDHLLLAQASDWMFMLCHQTAPDYARRRWRQAVERFESAMNDAPRPGRE; from the coding sequence ATGCCGCCGGCCCATCTCATGCTCGTGCTGCACGCGCACCTTCCCGACCTGCGCGATGGGGGCGGACTCGAACAGCGCTGGTTCTTTGAAGCCGTCGCACAAAGCTATCTGCCACTGCTCGAGGTGTTCGAACGGCTGGACCGCGAGAACGTGCCGTTCCGTGTCGCGCTGTCCGTCTCACCAACTCTCGCCGCGATGCTCCAAGACTCCGTCATGATCGGGCGATGCGCCGCACATCTTCAGTCCCTCGCGGAGCTCGCCGCGGAGGAGACCCGCCGCCACCGCTGGGATGTGCGGTTCGAACGGCTCGCCCGACGCTGGCAGACATTCTATGAGCACCGCCGACGGGATCTGGAGCAGCGGGACGGCCGGCTGTTACCGGCGCTGGCCCGCCTCGCCGATCGCGGTCGCATCGAGCTGTTCACCACCGCGGCCACCCATGGCTATTTGCCGCTGCTGGCCGCCGTCCCCTCCGCCGCCAGCCGTCAAATTCGCCTGGGCCTGACCGCGCACCGGCGCTGGGCGGGTCGCCCCGCCGATGGCTTCTGGCTCCCCGAAATGGGATGGACGCCCTCGCTCGAAGACGAACTGCGGGCGGGCGGCGCGAACTGGACGCTGGTGGACGCCCACGCGGTCGTCTGGGCGGATCGCCGTCCCTATGCCGGCACTTTTGCCCCGCTCGTCACGCCGGGCGGATTGATTGTCTTTCCGCGCGACGCGGAACTCACGCGCGCAGTCTGGAGCGCGCACGACGGTTACCCCGGTGCGCCGTGGTACCTTGAATACCATCGCGACATCGGATGGGAACGTCCCGCCGAAGAGCTCGGACCACTCGCCCCGCCGCCCGGCACCCGCTGGCCGGTCGGCATCAAATACCACCGCGTCACCGCTCGGACCGCCGACAAGCAACCGTACGAGCCGGACCGCGCGATCGCACTAGCCCGCGAACATGCCGCGGACTTCCTGCGTCGGACGTTGGACCGCGCGGGCCGCGCCGCGGTCGCGATGGACCGCTCCCCGCTGTTGGTGGCCGCGTTCGATGCGGAGCTCTTCGGACACTGGTGGCATGAAGGCCCCCTCTGGCTCGAGCAGGTGTTGCGCCTCGCAAGCGCAACGCCGGCCCTGTCCCTCGTCACGCCGTCCGACTACCTCGCACGCTACCCCTGGCTCCAGTGTGCGACGCCGGCCGAGTCAAGCTGGGGTGACGGCGGCGGCCACGCCAGCTGGTGGAACGAAACCACCGCGCCGATGTGGACGTGGCTCCATCAGGCCGCGTTGCGGCTGGATTGCGCCGAACGCCACAGTTCATCCCATACGCAGAATGGCCGCCTCACAGAGGCGCGCGACCATCTGCTCCTTGCCCAAGCATCGGATTGGATGTTTATGCTCTGCCACCAAACCGCGCCCGACTATGCGCGACGCCGCTGGCGGCAGGCGGTGGAACGGTTCGAGTCCGCGATGAACGACGCCCCTCGTCCGGGCAGGGAGTGA
- a CDS encoding autotransporter-associated beta strand repeat-containing protein codes for MKIQVGRVMMMVVGCLALASPVRAQYSNGTWNADLTDFWGTATRWTGVVPSGQGSTANVGTVDITAHRSITLEVSRTIGHLIFADATTASHDWFLAPASASTVLTLEHFTSGTIIRPTINVTNRSVFITTPLAGTNGFVKLGGGILVLSNETSTASTLTGQVQVVGGILQVANEASLGTPIGAYWSAAILISNNATLMNARSPLLISANRGITLGAGGGTLRTGWGMNWTNLSVITGSGALSIGSDPNPGAVVLAAANTYTGDTIIQHASGNNTAILRLGANEVIPDGAGRGNLTVHGSLNLAGFNETVNGLWGAGWITNSEATASTLTVGGNNQSSMFAGGIRGPISVVKTGAGDVRLVGTNLFTGSVTVNAGVLGLLGTIGTASVASAGTLAIGPQNRATNLAAQTTTVDGALQFKLRDPSQVGNGVNDFFETLFGNALTFNSGSRLDLVPMAGFQTGTYTVATSGGALSGVANLTPVTASRYTFSIAQNGFNVEVTASGSASNLVWRGINPGVGTGVASADWDLTNVVNFAQNQKFFTGDTVLFDDSAVKTIVNLIGDLMPAAVVVNSTSNYTFTGSGRLTGATGLTKDGSGTLFLNTTNDYMGATIVQGGVLRPGNTGAVGHLSVPIVVTNGGTFDVGGLAFSNRVLYISGAGVGGTGAVVNTGGGQNDATRTVVMMGDTTVGGTGRWDIRSRATGAPATLSTLGQPWTLTKVGPNMIALISVTVDTALGEIQLKEGDLRLESGTSASLGNQNLPITIWSNARLSVYNLSTALWKQIVMRDGAIFEQAGPSGGVAFTNRGSIVLSNGLARFTSSAGTLETHIYGPMTGAGGFVKDSVNIMRLFATNTYQGPTIVSGGVLVVAANASIRDSSEIHLLPGTRLLLDNTVVNASNRLGDATVVRMMGGTFEQRYRTNEIVVESVGTLSLEGGVNALILHNQASGSGGGVSVTFANLQRSSGILSVTNLGIGALGGGVSNSANPLLWFGNVADGVLLPYVVQHLTNFTRYSTASGVVPLAFGTLTEFDGSASQTGLDTRFSTTRTGVSDALTADRSVASLTIAPTNSGLAAIDLAGNNLTISGGGVLLTLPVIFSINNSGGSGSITGTDPIFIVSSANATMWVNAVVSAGTLSKEGVGTMVLTGPNTYSGGTIIGAGVLQVGSNSTSGTLGTGAVINNGTLRFFRSDDIAFAENISGNGRLQKYGAGTLTLSGQNSYTNATEVFAGTLSVSAITDDNTGQLGPSVPTDPGKNFLELYGGTRLRVTGTGTSRTERTVWLDNTGIATIEVAQATGVVIFEGRLRGAAAQNNWLTGPGTVVFAGTGDNDSFNITISGGTAVLAKAVSGSTIRALSQNNTNLNAVILLDGTGDDQLVSTANLHMSGGVFDLNGRAEGWNNLTGTGWITNRSTAPAEFTLGQNGGTATNFVNIVDGPGTVAFRKAGSGAVTLAGTNAFSGGTIVTGGTLVVGSPWALGGTNPLQTWATVDLNGFTQAVSSIAGSRAARVLNAGVAPSLLVVGGGNANSLNWAGNLIGSSGLLSLQKIGTGVASLPAVGTNQLYSVEVLGGRLALDSAPTALISVAAGAEIALVGRYHSVTAAPGTKVFLGAAPTNAGVVTLAGGDVILTGAGLFEGRTNVHSVSLLSSAANPKQAVRLGPSYGQTTITGSGGFPDTSTYMYTGFLYIPGPTNVTWTFAENFDDSVRLVIDGIIRITNGIAHNVATWATVELTPGYHSFEVAFGQGSGGVGPSANWPFGFGYDPQGRGESNEFNYSMMVDPGDGSMFIVSTSSYAIASPFNVQAGSVIQLKGPPDVTLSGPFTNAGVYLTLSGTNGQTLTMSGPHLIQGPTVYHIAGVGFTSVVSSTLTMTSPVPLVKTGPGALVLPNPGLTATFVMISNGLLQIGTGGAPSSPMVSGPVTNMGLLAFNHSNAQTVDQPIYGSGGLIKAGTGFLNLINTNAFTGGILVSGGTLRLGHSNIVEGVRVPTTQPITNLGAIVEFAMPGFLISSNVFVGTGTIRQQGSDGLLQLTQDSPDFFGNWEVRTGALWITKSYALGAHGTGTVFVNYQSGGLGSRALWMSGNIGVTGKVIQTSGTGFSNTLGVIRSVAGTNAWVSTINMTAGAGSSRFAADAGAGLILHGVIFPSATGRILQLDGAGMGILRGVISNGIMTDLPILKEGPGIWTIAAQNQAGGWTFVSNGVLRIGEGGTVGNLGSGVVTNRTQLWFDRSDVHVVTNEIRGAGTLAQIGSGTTVLTFNNPYTGPTIVSNGALRIQGAHTGGGLITVVGGRLEGNGSVAGAINVLSGGTLAPGSSAGIFTANANVTLQSGAFFEVELNGTTPGTLYDQLLMGTGTTLTLSNPTLSVILGFTPSLGDTFQIVSGFSTLSGTFSGLPSSGSTFNVGSTQFQIDYNASDITLTVIPEPSTLGLVGMIAAGILLRRRLR; via the coding sequence ATGAAAATACAAGTGGGGCGGGTTATGATGATGGTGGTGGGGTGTCTTGCGCTCGCGAGCCCGGTGCGCGCGCAGTACTCCAACGGCACGTGGAATGCGGACCTAACAGACTTCTGGGGGACCGCGACCCGCTGGACCGGCGTAGTGCCCAGCGGTCAGGGCAGCACCGCGAACGTCGGAACCGTCGACATCACTGCCCACCGCTCCATCACACTGGAGGTGTCACGGACGATCGGCCATTTGATTTTTGCGGACGCGACGACCGCGAGCCACGATTGGTTTTTGGCACCCGCCAGCGCTTCGACAGTCCTGACGTTGGAGCATTTTACCAGCGGCACCATCATTCGGCCGACGATCAACGTCACCAACCGGTCGGTCTTCATCACCACACCCTTGGCCGGTACGAACGGCTTTGTGAAGCTCGGCGGTGGCATTCTGGTGCTGTCGAATGAGACCTCGACGGCAAGCACCCTGACCGGACAGGTGCAGGTCGTCGGTGGCATTCTGCAGGTTGCGAATGAGGCTTCGCTGGGCACCCCGATCGGTGCTTACTGGTCGGCGGCCATTCTCATTAGCAACAATGCGACGCTGATGAACGCGCGTTCGCCGCTGCTGATTTCCGCGAACCGCGGCATCACGCTCGGCGCCGGTGGCGGCACCCTTCGCACCGGGTGGGGCATGAACTGGACGAACCTCAGCGTGATCACCGGTAGCGGGGCGCTCTCAATCGGGTCGGACCCGAACCCGGGCGCTGTGGTGCTGGCGGCCGCGAACACATACACCGGTGATACGATCATTCAGCACGCTTCGGGTAACAACACCGCGATTCTTCGGCTTGGCGCAAATGAAGTGATTCCGGACGGTGCGGGTCGGGGAAACCTCACGGTGCACGGTTCGCTCAACCTGGCGGGCTTCAACGAAACGGTGAACGGCCTGTGGGGCGCCGGGTGGATCACCAACAGCGAGGCGACAGCCTCGACGCTCACCGTGGGCGGAAACAACCAGAGCAGCATGTTTGCCGGTGGAATCCGCGGCCCGATCAGCGTGGTGAAAACGGGTGCGGGTGACGTACGGCTGGTCGGCACGAACCTGTTCACCGGCAGCGTGACGGTGAACGCGGGTGTGCTGGGGCTTCTGGGCACGATCGGCACTGCGTCGGTCGCGTCAGCGGGGACGCTCGCGATCGGTCCGCAGAACCGGGCCACCAACCTCGCAGCGCAGACGACGACGGTTGACGGGGCGTTGCAGTTCAAACTTCGGGACCCCTCCCAGGTGGGCAATGGTGTCAACGACTTCTTTGAGACGTTGTTCGGTAATGCGCTGACGTTTAACAGCGGCAGCCGTTTGGATCTGGTGCCGATGGCTGGCTTCCAGACCGGCACGTACACGGTGGCGACTTCCGGCGGCGCGCTGAGCGGCGTTGCGAACCTCACGCCGGTGACCGCGTCGCGCTACACCTTCTCGATCGCGCAGAACGGCTTCAACGTTGAGGTCACGGCATCCGGCAGTGCATCGAACCTTGTCTGGCGGGGGATCAATCCCGGCGTGGGCACCGGCGTGGCTTCGGCGGACTGGGACCTGACCAATGTCGTCAACTTCGCACAGAACCAGAAGTTCTTCACCGGCGATACCGTGCTGTTCGATGACAGCGCGGTGAAGACGATCGTGAACCTGATCGGCGACCTGATGCCGGCCGCGGTGGTGGTCAACTCGACGAGCAACTACACCTTTACCGGCAGCGGCCGTCTCACCGGCGCGACGGGCCTGACGAAGGACGGCAGCGGCACGCTGTTCTTGAACACGACGAACGACTACATGGGGGCGACCATCGTCCAGGGAGGTGTACTGCGGCCCGGCAATACGGGCGCGGTGGGCCACCTCAGTGTGCCGATCGTCGTCACGAACGGGGGCACGTTTGACGTGGGTGGCCTCGCGTTCTCGAACCGGGTGCTCTACATCAGCGGTGCCGGCGTTGGCGGCACTGGCGCGGTGGTGAACACCGGCGGTGGCCAGAACGATGCGACGCGCACCGTGGTAATGATGGGGGATACAACGGTTGGTGGCACCGGCCGGTGGGATATTCGATCTCGGGCGACGGGGGCGCCCGCGACGCTCAGCACGCTCGGTCAGCCATGGACGCTGACCAAAGTGGGGCCGAACATGATCGCGTTGATCAGTGTGACGGTGGACACGGCGCTGGGTGAGATTCAGCTCAAAGAAGGCGATCTCCGGCTTGAGTCGGGGACCTCGGCGTCGCTCGGCAACCAGAATCTGCCGATAACGATCTGGTCCAATGCACGGTTGAGCGTTTACAACCTCAGCACCGCCCTGTGGAAGCAGATCGTGATGCGCGACGGCGCGATCTTCGAGCAGGCTGGCCCGTCGGGCGGTGTCGCGTTCACCAATCGCGGCAGCATCGTTCTGAGCAACGGTTTGGCGAGGTTCACAAGTTCGGCCGGGACCTTGGAAACCCACATTTACGGTCCAATGACCGGCGCCGGCGGGTTTGTGAAGGACAGCGTCAACATCATGCGGCTCTTTGCGACCAACACCTACCAGGGGCCGACGATCGTCTCCGGTGGTGTACTGGTGGTGGCGGCGAATGCGAGCATTCGCGACAGTTCCGAAATCCATTTGCTGCCCGGCACGCGGCTGCTTTTGGACAACACCGTTGTCAACGCGTCGAACCGTCTTGGCGATGCGACGGTGGTCCGGATGATGGGCGGAACGTTTGAGCAGCGCTATCGCACTAACGAAATCGTTGTGGAAAGCGTGGGGACGTTGTCGCTGGAGGGTGGCGTCAATGCGTTGATTTTGCACAACCAGGCGTCGGGTAGCGGCGGGGGTGTTTCGGTCACTTTTGCGAACCTTCAGAGGTCGTCCGGTATACTGAGCGTCACGAATCTGGGCATTGGCGCTCTGGGCGGCGGCGTCAGTAACTCCGCGAATCCTCTGCTTTGGTTTGGGAACGTCGCTGACGGCGTGCTGTTGCCGTACGTCGTTCAGCACCTGACGAATTTCACCCGGTACTCCACAGCGAGCGGTGTGGTGCCCCTGGCGTTCGGGACGCTCACGGAGTTTGATGGCTCGGCGAGCCAGACGGGCCTCGACACGCGCTTCTCGACCACACGCACCGGCGTTTCGGATGCGCTCACCGCGGATCGTTCCGTGGCGTCGCTCACCATTGCGCCGACGAACAGTGGTCTCGCCGCGATCGACCTGGCGGGGAATAATTTGACGATCAGCGGCGGCGGTGTTCTGCTCACTCTGCCGGTTATTTTCTCGATCAACAACAGCGGCGGCAGCGGTTCGATCACCGGGACCGATCCGATCTTCATTGTATCCAGCGCGAACGCGACGATGTGGGTGAACGCGGTGGTGAGTGCCGGCACGCTTTCGAAGGAAGGGGTCGGAACGATGGTGTTGACCGGCCCGAACACGTACAGCGGCGGCACCATCATTGGCGCGGGTGTGCTGCAGGTGGGCAGCAACAGTACCTCGGGCACGTTGGGCACGGGCGCCGTGATCAACAACGGCACGCTGCGCTTCTTCCGTTCCGACGACATTGCCTTTGCGGAGAATATTTCCGGCAACGGCCGGCTGCAGAAATATGGCGCCGGCACGCTGACGCTGTCCGGTCAGAACAGCTACACGAACGCGACGGAAGTGTTTGCGGGAACGCTCTCGGTCAGCGCGATCACCGATGACAATACCGGCCAGCTCGGCCCGTCGGTGCCCACCGATCCGGGCAAAAACTTTCTGGAGCTATACGGCGGCACGCGGCTGCGGGTCACCGGTACGGGCACCTCGCGCACGGAGCGAACGGTGTGGCTCGACAACACGGGCATCGCGACGATCGAGGTCGCGCAGGCGACGGGCGTCGTCATTTTTGAGGGGCGGCTGCGCGGCGCGGCGGCGCAGAACAACTGGCTGACCGGACCCGGCACGGTGGTGTTCGCGGGAACGGGTGACAACGACTCGTTCAACATCACCATCAGCGGCGGCACCGCGGTGCTGGCGAAGGCGGTCAGCGGCAGCACGATCCGGGCGCTGTCGCAGAACAACACGAACCTGAACGCGGTGATTCTGCTCGACGGTACGGGCGATGATCAGCTGGTCAGCACGGCGAACCTGCACATGAGTGGCGGTGTGTTCGATCTGAACGGTCGCGCGGAGGGGTGGAACAACCTGACCGGTACCGGCTGGATCACCAACCGCAGCACGGCGCCGGCGGAGTTCACGCTGGGCCAGAACGGCGGTACGGCGACCAACTTCGTAAACATTGTGGATGGGCCGGGGACAGTGGCGTTCCGCAAAGCGGGAAGCGGCGCCGTCACGCTCGCCGGCACGAACGCGTTCAGTGGCGGGACGATCGTGACCGGGGGCACGCTGGTGGTGGGCTCGCCCTGGGCGCTGGGTGGGACGAATCCGCTCCAGACGTGGGCAACGGTGGACCTGAACGGCTTCACGCAAGCGGTTTCTTCGATCGCTGGCTCGCGTGCCGCGCGGGTCCTCAACGCGGGCGTTGCGCCGTCGCTGCTGGTCGTTGGGGGTGGGAATGCGAACAGCCTGAACTGGGCCGGGAATCTCATCGGCTCGAGTGGGCTCCTCTCGCTGCAGAAAATCGGCACCGGCGTTGCTTCGCTTCCCGCCGTAGGGACGAATCAGCTCTATTCGGTGGAAGTGTTGGGCGGTCGTCTGGCGCTGGACTCTGCGCCCACTGCGCTGATTTCGGTGGCGGCCGGTGCCGAAATTGCGCTGGTTGGGCGCTATCACAGTGTGACGGCGGCTCCCGGCACGAAGGTGTTCCTTGGCGCGGCGCCAACCAATGCCGGCGTGGTGACACTGGCGGGTGGGGATGTGATTTTGACCGGCGCTGGGCTCTTTGAGGGGCGGACAAACGTCCACAGTGTGTCGTTGTTGTCGAGCGCCGCGAACCCGAAGCAGGCGGTGCGGCTGGGACCGAGCTACGGCCAGACGACGATCACCGGCAGCGGAGGTTTCCCAGACACCTCGACCTACATGTACACGGGCTTTCTCTACATTCCCGGCCCGACGAACGTCACCTGGACATTTGCGGAGAACTTCGACGACAGCGTGCGGCTCGTCATCGACGGGATCATCCGAATCACCAATGGTATCGCTCACAACGTTGCCACCTGGGCGACGGTGGAGCTGACCCCCGGATACCACTCCTTCGAAGTCGCATTCGGCCAGGGTTCCGGCGGTGTCGGCCCGTCGGCGAATTGGCCGTTTGGGTTCGGCTACGATCCGCAGGGCCGAGGGGAGTCGAACGAGTTCAACTATTCGATGATGGTGGATCCGGGCGATGGTTCGATGTTCATCGTCTCGACCAGTTCGTATGCGATCGCAAGCCCCTTCAATGTGCAGGCCGGCTCCGTCATCCAACTGAAGGGGCCACCGGACGTGACGCTGAGTGGCCCGTTCACGAACGCCGGTGTCTATCTGACCCTGTCCGGAACGAACGGTCAGACGCTGACGATGAGCGGCCCGCACCTGATTCAGGGACCCACGGTGTACCACATTGCCGGCGTCGGATTTACGAGCGTGGTCAGCAGCACGCTGACGATGACGAGCCCGGTGCCGCTGGTGAAGACGGGGCCGGGCGCGCTGGTGCTTCCGAACCCGGGGCTGACGGCCACGTTTGTGATGATCAGCAACGGCCTGCTGCAAATCGGCACGGGCGGGGCGCCGTCTAGCCCGATGGTCTCGGGGCCGGTGACGAACATGGGCCTGCTCGCGTTCAACCATTCGAACGCGCAGACGGTGGACCAGCCAATCTATGGCAGCGGCGGGCTGATCAAGGCGGGCACCGGCTTCCTCAACCTGATCAACACGAACGCGTTCACGGGTGGGATTCTCGTCTCCGGCGGCACGCTTCGGTTGGGCCACAGCAACATTGTGGAAGGTGTGCGAGTCCCGACGACGCAACCGATTACGAACCTCGGCGCGATCGTGGAGTTTGCGATGCCGGGCTTTCTGATCTCCTCGAACGTGTTTGTCGGCACCGGCACGATCCGCCAGCAGGGTTCGGACGGCCTGCTGCAGCTCACGCAGGACAGCCCCGACTTCTTCGGGAACTGGGAGGTGCGAACCGGGGCGCTGTGGATTACGAAGAGTTACGCGCTCGGTGCGCACGGCACCGGCACGGTGTTCGTGAACTACCAGAGTGGCGGCTTGGGCAGCCGGGCGCTGTGGATGTCGGGTAACATTGGTGTCACGGGGAAGGTGATCCAGACCAGCGGGACGGGCTTCAGCAACACGCTCGGCGTGATCCGCAGTGTGGCGGGCACGAACGCGTGGGTCAGCACCATCAACATGACGGCGGGTGCGGGCAGCTCCCGCTTCGCAGCGGATGCGGGCGCTGGCTTGATCTTGCACGGCGTGATTTTCCCGAGCGCGACCGGCCGCATTCTGCAGCTTGACGGCGCGGGAATGGGCATCCTGCGCGGGGTGATCTCGAATGGCATCATGACCGATCTGCCGATTCTGAAAGAGGGGCCGGGCATCTGGACCATTGCGGCCCAGAACCAGGCCGGCGGTTGGACATTCGTCAGCAACGGCGTGCTGCGCATCGGAGAGGGCGGGACGGTCGGCAATCTTGGTTCCGGCGTGGTCACGAACCGCACGCAGTTGTGGTTTGACCGCAGCGACGTCCATGTTGTGACCAACGAGATTCGAGGGGCGGGCACGCTGGCGCAGATCGGTTCGGGTACGACGGTGTTGACGTTCAACAACCCGTACACGGGTCCGACGATTGTCTCGAACGGTGCGTTGCGGATCCAAGGTGCGCACACCGGCGGAGGTTTGATCACGGTGGTGGGCGGGCGCCTCGAGGGCAACGGGTCAGTCGCCGGCGCGATCAACGTGCTCTCGGGCGGCACGCTGGCGCCCGGCTCGAGTGCCGGCATCTTCACCGCGAACGCGAACGTGACGCTGCAGAGCGGCGCGTTCTTCGAGGTGGAGCTGAACGGGACCACGCCGGGGACGCTGTACGACCAGTTGCTGATGGGGACCGGCACAACGCTGACGCTGTCGAATCCGACGCTGTCGGTGATCCTGGGCTTCACGCCGAGCCTGGGCGACACGTTCCAGATTGTGAGCGGGTTCTCGACGCTGTCCGGCACCTTCAGCGGGCTGCCGAGCTCGGGCAGCACGTTCAATGTCGGTTCGACGCAGTTCCAGATTGACTACAACGCGAGCGACATCACGCTCACCGTCATTCCGGAGCCGTCTACGCTGGGGCTGGTGGGCATGATCGCCGCGGGGATTCTGCTGCGCCGTCGGCTTCGCTGA
- a CDS encoding KTSC domain-containing protein, with amino-acid sequence MWTRRMLLWLWLGATAGAHASEPVPEAGSLIRSFSYDAKTQTLTIVMAKDGRAYRYLRVPEKVYRDFQAAKSKGAFFLLYIKGRYEFRTE; translated from the coding sequence ATGTGGACGCGTCGGATGTTGTTGTGGCTCTGGCTTGGCGCTACCGCGGGCGCGCATGCGAGCGAGCCCGTTCCGGAAGCCGGATCGTTGATCCGCTCGTTTTCCTACGACGCAAAAACTCAAACGTTGACAATCGTGATGGCGAAGGACGGCCGCGCATACCGGTACCTTCGCGTGCCGGAGAAAGTCTATCGCGATTTCCAGGCGGCGAAATCGAAGGGTGCGTTTTTCCTCCTTTACATCAAGGGCCGCTACGAGTTCCGGACGGAGTGA